In the Schaalia hyovaginalis genome, CAAAGAGGACCGATGAGCCGAATCAAGATCTTCCTCAGCTACGTCGAGGATGAGGCCGGGCGCGATGCAGCCTCTTCGCTCCGCGATGAGCTTGAAAAACGCTACATCGAAGCGATCATGGCCCCCGAACGGATCCCCGCCGGTGAGGACTGGGCGCAATGGATCAAGGACTTCCTGGAGGAGTCGTCGGCGCTGGTCGTCGTCGGGACGACGGGCGTGTCGGCAAGCGCGTGGTGTCAGCAGGAGATCGGTTGGGCCCTGGGGCGCCACGTCCCCGTCTTGTGGGTGAGCTACGATCCCGCGGAGCCTCCCTGCGGCTTTCTCGCTTTCAAGCAGGTCCTCAACGCCAAGTCTTCGACTCCGGCACGCACTGCCAAGGAAACGACGAATTGGCTGATCCGCCGGGAGAAGATAAGGCCATTGCTCGCGGACTCGTGGATTGAAGCACTCGGGAGCTCGAACTCATTCAACACCTCCGAAAGGACCGCCCGTCTGCTCGCTCGGCTTGGGACGGTGAGCCCTGAGCAATGGGAACGGATCAAGGTGGCGGGCCGTCGGAACGACCAAGTCCGCCGTGCCCATTACAGCGGCCCCGGGGATTGGCAGCCGCTCCTCACCTGGCTGGAGAAGGAACTCGAGGTCGTGTCGGCCTGAAGCGACCGGCACCGTTCGGCGGTGGTACCAAGGCAACGAATCCGTGAGGAAAGCTGTTCCTCCTTCTTGAAGGGCATGACAGAAGAATGACAGTCTTGTCGCGCAACGATTGCACGATGCAGGGGAGCCTCTCATGTCCGTGAATCTCTTCCCATCCCGGTCCCGATTGAATAGCTCTCTCGTCGAAAATTTCTGCAAGCGACTCGAGCCCCGCTTGCAGACTCAGAAGCACCACGAGTTCTTCCTCTGGTGGGATCACCATCTCCTCACCGGCGAAGACGCCGACACCGAGATCACTCAGCGCCTCGCGCCGGAGGACTTCAGACCGAGATCCTCCGCGCGGGCAGGCTCCCCGGGTACGGCCTCATTGGCCATCTCCGCAAGCGAAGTGCTCGGTCCGACGATTGCCTCCTGCCGGATCCAGGCGTTGACGAGGAACACCGAGTCGTCGCCGGGTACGACGTCCCTGGCCTCGTCCATCGGGCGCGCGAAGACAGAGGGCCATGGCACATCCCGGCCTCGATCCTCGGCCTTCCTGAATTTGAGAGGGTTGCACGATCGAACTCGGCGTCGCTGATCGTGTCGAGCCTGCGCAGGAGAGGATCGGGCGGGAGCGCGCGCTTGAGCGAAACGCGGGCATTCACCATCTCCGTAGCGCCTGGATCGAGGAGGAAGACCGTCGTCTGCCCGGCGTACTCGCTCGTGATGTCATCGAGGATCTTGCGCCACCCGTCGGCTTTGACCGTGCCACCAGTGCCGCACGCAACGATGAGGCCGCGGTGCTTCGAGTCCTCGAGATGACCTGCGTCCGGATCATCGTTCTGTGCGTCACGCGCTGCCGGGGCGCGGACCGCAGGCTCTCGCCCTGCATCTGGTCCGCTCGACGCTGGAACAGATTCTGTCGCGATGTCGTATGCCGCTCCTCGCAGACGTGGATCGGGCCGCCTCGCTGGCGGCACACAGATCCGATCCCCTGCGCTGCGAGAAGAACGGCCGGACGGCCCGGTCCATGCGGGTAGGCTCAAGTTCGGGCGCATCCCCGACGGCGAGGACCTGTGCAGGTTTCTTGTATTCAGCCAAGCTCTCGGAGAGTCGGTGAAACACCGGCGCACCGGCCTGAGCGGGCCCACTGCCCCCACGTTGAGAACCGCAGTAACCCTGCCGCCACTCTGGCGCGACAGAAGAACTCACCGGCCTGGGCTCGGGGTATGTGACGCCGAACGCGTCTTGCTTGGGCGAGGGTGTCGTAGCTGTTTGCTTGTGTGCCGCCGGGATTCGCGAGTAGGCTGAACGGGTGGCGGTCTCTTCCGGGAATAGTCGACTGATCCCGCCCTTCGTGTATGTGCCTGTTGTGATGGCGCAGGTGGTTGAGCGTCTTGATGGTGGTTACATGCCGCGTGTCGCGGTCTTTGAGGGCGGGCGGAAGGCGCTGCTCGCATACAGTGCGCTGGATCGCCTTATTGACGGGTTGGGGGAGGATCAGGAGTGGGTCGTCATTCGGACAGAGGCGATTGGTGGCCTCTTGACCAAGTGGGGTGCTGATACTGCGGCGCTCGATCTGGTCGTGCCGCCGGAGCGACGAAAGATTCTGCCATGAATGAAACTGAGTTCAGGCTCTCTTCGGGGTATCTGCTGGAAGTCGCGAAACGGTACTCGAATGCTCAAGAACAGATCGACGCTGCGGCGGAAGCTGTTCCGCTCACGGTGGATGTGGGTGATGTCGCTGAGATGGTTGATTCGCTCACCTCCCGGATCGTGGACCTCGCCAAGAAGCTCACGACGGTTTGCGAATTGATGAACGACTCACTGCGTGAGGTCGTCAAGAGTGTAGAGCTTGATGATCAGGGCATTGCAAATGCTCTCAAGAGAGTTGATGTCTGAAAATGAGCGTAGAGGAACAAGGATTCATCGACACTTCTATTACAGGGGATCCGCAAGCGATTCGAGATGCGGCTTCGAGGCTTGAGACTCTCGCCTCGGCTGTCAACGATCTGCTTCTCGAGGAGACCGGCCTGATGACTGTCCCGCTCGACGTCTGGATGGGTGCCACGGCGACCGCCTACGAGAATGTGCGGATGGATGTGGAGAATGCGACTCGGGAACTCGATACCGCGATCGAGGACGCTGCCGAGGTCCTAAGGGCCTTCGCCGCTCAGATCGAGTACCGCCGTGAGGACATGCAGGATTTGATGGCTCACGCAGCGTTTGAGGGGTTCTCGATCGAGGTCGAGAAGATCCTAGCGCCGGATCCTTTACCAGAGGAACCCGCTGCAAGCGTGAATGATCCTCTAGACGTGCAGATCGTCGCGGCGCAGGCGTATGAAGATCTTGTGCGGCGTTGGAATGAATATCCGCTCCTGGCAGCGAAGAGGGACGACATCGTCAGTCGGTATCAGAGTTGGATCACCAGGAACTTCGGTGAGGTTTCGGATACGTGTTTTGGGAGCATGCTCGTTGAGAAGGTCTTCACGAATCTGAAGGAAACACTCGATCAACCGCAACAGCTGATCCCTGACGCCGTCACGCAAGCGTTGGACCACCGGGTGTCCGTTGTAGAAGACGCGGTTACCGCTCGTGAAACGGCGAAGATCAAGGCTCGCGCTGGAAATCCGCAGAAGGTGGTGTCGGCACCGGAACTGGAGGCGGCACTCGAACGATCCACCACATTGAAAAAAGCCGCCGGGCTCGCCCGGGGCGCGAGCGAGTTCGCGACTTTTGCCGGCGCAGCCTTCGTCGCATGGGACGTGGCCACCACAGAGGAATCACCCTCCGCACATTTGATCGGT is a window encoding:
- a CDS encoding toll/interleukin-1 receptor domain-containing protein encodes the protein MSRIKIFLSYVEDEAGRDAASSLRDELEKRYIEAIMAPERIPAGEDWAQWIKDFLEESSALVVVGTTGVSASAWCQQEIGWALGRHVPVLWVSYDPAEPPCGFLAFKQVLNAKSSTPARTAKETTNWLIRREKIRPLLADSWIEALGSSNSFNTSERTARLLARLGTVSPEQWERIKVAGRRNDQVRRAHYSGPGDWQPLLTWLEKELEVVSA
- a CDS encoding SAV_915 family protein → MAVSSGNSRLIPPFVYVPVVMAQVVERLDGGYMPRVAVFEGGRKALLAYSALDRLIDGLGEDQEWVVIRTEAIGGLLTKWGADTAALDLVVPPERRKILP
- a CDS encoding WXG100 family type VII secretion target, with the translated sequence MSVEEQGFIDTSITGDPQAIRDAASRLETLASAVNDLLLEETGLMTVPLDVWMGATATAYENVRMDVENATRELDTAIEDAAEVLRAFAAQIEYRREDMQDLMAHAAFEGFSIEVEKILAPDPLPEEPAASVNDPLDVQIVAAQAYEDLVRRWNEYPLLAAKRDDIVSRYQSWITRNFGEVSDTCFGSMLVEKVFTNLKETLDQPQQLIPDAVTQALDHRVSVVEDAVTARETAKIKARAGNPQKVVSAPELEAALERSTTLKKAAGLARGASEFATFAGAAFVAWDVATTEESPSAHLIGGALGLVAGAAAGSATGLALEGNVFAALGAGAVVASAANASGTNAYEQMMPLEWRDWFDESLRDQREAIGFAW